From a region of the Corallococcus coralloides DSM 2259 genome:
- a CDS encoding P1 family peptidase, whose amino-acid sequence MELRPAVLLGLLCVLPITSSARPRSSDLGIPFGGQPGALNAITDVKGVEVGHVTLNTGAQVRTGVTAVLPRGREAVAQPVFAATHDLNGSGEMTGTHWVKESGLLSGPVMISDTHAVGAVHEGVITWAQKRDLTWELGLPVVAETWDGFLHDIDGFHVRPLHAMQALDAARPGPVTEGSVGGGTGMICHGFKGGIGTASRKLPAEQGGYTLGVLVQCNYGSRRLFSVAGAPVGEEIPDLRSCYFGDAPPKGPYRANLPPCSRRASAGPPPPEGMGSIIVVVATDAPLLPHQLDRVARRVPLAIGKLGGLGENASGDIFLAFSTQPVSSTHVAPVSMLDNERMTPLFEATVQATQEAILNSMLASDTMTGFQSVRVHGLPPERLVKALRKYGRLPPAPKPTK is encoded by the coding sequence ATGGAACTTCGTCCTGCCGTCCTCCTGGGCCTGCTGTGCGTCCTGCCAATCACAAGCAGCGCGCGTCCCCGGTCCAGTGACCTGGGCATCCCCTTTGGCGGCCAGCCCGGTGCGCTCAATGCCATCACCGACGTGAAGGGCGTGGAAGTGGGCCATGTCACGCTGAACACCGGCGCTCAGGTGCGGACCGGCGTCACCGCCGTGCTGCCCCGGGGCCGGGAGGCCGTGGCGCAGCCTGTCTTCGCGGCGACCCATGACCTCAATGGCAGCGGTGAGATGACCGGCACCCATTGGGTGAAGGAGTCCGGCCTGCTCTCCGGCCCCGTGATGATCAGCGACACCCACGCCGTGGGCGCCGTGCACGAGGGCGTCATCACCTGGGCCCAGAAACGCGACCTCACCTGGGAGCTGGGCCTGCCCGTGGTCGCGGAGACCTGGGATGGCTTCCTGCACGACATCGATGGCTTCCACGTCCGACCCCTGCACGCGATGCAGGCGCTCGACGCCGCACGCCCCGGCCCCGTTACGGAAGGCTCCGTGGGCGGCGGCACGGGCATGATCTGCCATGGCTTCAAGGGCGGCATCGGCACGGCCTCCCGCAAGCTCCCGGCGGAGCAGGGCGGCTACACCCTCGGCGTGCTCGTGCAGTGCAACTACGGCAGCCGCCGCCTCTTCTCCGTCGCGGGCGCTCCCGTGGGCGAGGAGATTCCCGACCTGCGCTCCTGCTACTTCGGAGACGCCCCTCCCAAAGGCCCCTACCGCGCCAACCTGCCGCCCTGCTCGCGGCGCGCCAGCGCCGGTCCGCCGCCTCCGGAAGGCATGGGCTCCATCATCGTCGTGGTGGCCACGGACGCGCCGCTCCTGCCTCACCAGCTCGACCGCGTGGCCCGGCGCGTGCCGCTCGCGATTGGGAAGCTGGGCGGCCTGGGAGAGAACGCCTCCGGCGACATCTTCCTCGCGTTCTCCACCCAGCCCGTGAGCTCCACGCACGTCGCTCCGGTCTCCATGCTCGACAACGAGCGGATGACCCCTCTCTTCGAGGCCACCGTGCAGGCCACCCAGGAGGCCATCCTCAACTCGATGCTCGCCTCCGACACGATGACCGGCTTCCAGAGCGTCCGCGTCCATGGCCTGCCACCCGAGCGGCTGGTGAAGGCCCTGCGGAAGTACGGACGCCTGCCGCCGGCCCCGAAGCCCACGAAGTGA
- a CDS encoding imm11 family protein, protein MPRHFFELDFDIEAPGRWYLREPNDVDGKPVPDIWAFVSGKTVTDPGPLRVPLSRPGQPLDFDKTTVAGTPIVSGRIASVFRELAPHDVQLFPVEVQGQPEPFYLLNVMRVIRCIDDAACEEARLWTPEDGRPDKVGEYHVVSGLRIDTSKVGDAVVFRPWGYLLPIILNGELKAALEQTGIVGGKFVEV, encoded by the coding sequence ATGCCGCGACACTTCTTCGAACTCGACTTCGACATTGAAGCACCGGGCCGCTGGTATCTGCGGGAGCCCAACGACGTGGATGGGAAACCGGTTCCAGACATCTGGGCGTTCGTGTCCGGGAAAACCGTCACAGACCCCGGACCGCTACGTGTGCCGCTGTCCCGGCCCGGCCAGCCACTGGACTTCGACAAGACGACGGTGGCCGGAACGCCCATCGTCAGTGGGCGCATTGCGTCTGTATTCCGCGAGCTGGCACCGCATGACGTGCAGCTCTTTCCAGTGGAAGTCCAGGGGCAGCCCGAGCCGTTCTACCTGCTCAACGTGATGCGCGTGATTCGCTGCATCGACGATGCCGCCTGTGAAGAAGCACGGCTCTGGACACCCGAGGATGGACGACCCGACAAGGTGGGGGAGTACCATGTCGTTTCCGGCTTGCGCATCGACACGTCGAAGGTGGGTGACGCCGTCGTCTTCCGACCCTGGGGCTATCTGTTGCCCATCATCTTGAATGGAGAACTCAAGGCCGCCCTGGAACAGACAGGCATCGTGGGAGGAAAGTTCGTCGAGGTGTAG
- a CDS encoding AHH domain-containing protein: MKLWVMAALLWLTAGCATTRVVNLDTGRGRPIAYTPAETKPVRIDEEAFKDAVTQLVLELKLDVAVREEGRRSLLASSGGIVDGVRGRQQLRLSDDFPLDPMARWRMALSFALDTVWEGVADAVEDLMDPAALRTMVTAMIGTAMVMLVAPEPITKLIAVVLTASLIAYLGTGPVWNLGQAFLRLMDESRDASDEAALKEAGHRFGRVLGANGARVLVIVAMTALGGRNAMAAQAPRMPGFPQAALRAEVEGGFQLSRVLAGEVRSISVSSAGVLNVTLAPTAVAAVAMGPGGGGIQGDPEGDVHHICTDKNEVSEQSGGPWTPIFEDLFQTAGMKLSDAANQVRIQGHRGPHPREYHAEVLRRLRLVMQGCQETGQCRAALVDELARIAKELVTAGTKLRKLITKNPRG; this comes from the coding sequence ATGAAGCTCTGGGTAATGGCCGCGCTGTTGTGGCTGACAGCGGGCTGCGCGACGACGCGCGTGGTGAACCTCGACACAGGGCGGGGCAGGCCCATCGCCTATACGCCGGCGGAGACGAAGCCGGTCCGTATCGACGAGGAGGCGTTCAAGGACGCGGTCACGCAGCTCGTGCTCGAGCTGAAGCTGGATGTCGCGGTCCGGGAGGAGGGCCGGCGCTCCCTGCTCGCGTCGTCGGGTGGCATCGTTGACGGCGTTCGAGGCCGGCAGCAGCTCCGCTTGAGCGACGACTTTCCCTTGGACCCGATGGCACGGTGGAGAATGGCGCTCTCCTTCGCGCTCGATACGGTCTGGGAGGGAGTGGCGGACGCGGTGGAGGACCTGATGGACCCCGCCGCGCTTCGGACCATGGTCACGGCGATGATTGGCACCGCGATGGTGATGCTGGTCGCGCCGGAGCCCATCACCAAGCTGATTGCGGTGGTGCTGACGGCGTCGCTCATCGCGTACCTGGGCACGGGGCCCGTGTGGAACCTGGGACAGGCCTTCTTGCGGCTCATGGACGAGTCACGGGATGCCAGCGACGAGGCTGCGCTGAAGGAGGCAGGGCATCGCTTTGGACGCGTCCTGGGGGCCAACGGGGCGCGGGTGCTGGTCATCGTCGCGATGACGGCGCTCGGTGGCAGGAACGCGATGGCGGCGCAGGCACCCCGGATGCCGGGCTTCCCACAGGCTGCGTTGAGGGCGGAGGTGGAGGGTGGATTCCAGCTGTCGCGGGTGCTGGCCGGGGAAGTGCGGTCCATCTCCGTGTCGTCAGCGGGAGTGCTCAACGTCACGTTGGCGCCCACCGCCGTGGCGGCCGTCGCCATGGGCCCCGGGGGCGGAGGGATCCAGGGTGATCCGGAGGGAGACGTCCATCACATCTGCACGGACAAGAACGAGGTGTCGGAGCAGTCGGGCGGCCCCTGGACACCCATCTTCGAAGACCTCTTCCAGACCGCCGGAATGAAACTCTCCGACGCTGCGAATCAGGTGCGCATCCAGGGACACCGAGGACCGCATCCCCGAGAGTACCACGCAGAGGTTCTTCGCCGGCTCCGGCTTGTCATGCAGGGATGCCAGGAGACCGGGCAGTGTCGGGCCGCATTGGTTGACGAACTGGCGAGGATCGCGAAAGAGCTCGTGACTGCTGGGACCAAGCTGCGGAAGCTCATTACGAAGAACCCCCGGGGGTGA
- a CDS encoding dihydrofolate reductase family protein — MRKLTYYVATSLDGFIASPTGAYDYFSTEQDYFDAIAAEYPETLPAGYRAFKGITGPGKHFDTVLEGRNTYQVGLDAGVTNAYPHLEHYVFSRTLTKSPDPAVNLSSTPLATVRELKARDGLGIWLCGGGALAAELLPEIDALIIKVNPVMVGQGIRLLDAGYAPHRLRLTGTRTLDCGVVFLSYDHLKP; from the coding sequence ATGCGGAAACTGACCTATTACGTCGCCACCTCGCTCGACGGCTTCATCGCCTCGCCCACCGGTGCGTACGACTACTTCAGCACGGAGCAGGACTACTTCGACGCCATCGCCGCCGAGTACCCGGAGACGCTCCCCGCCGGCTACCGCGCCTTCAAGGGCATCACCGGCCCGGGCAAGCACTTCGACACCGTGCTGGAGGGCCGCAACACCTATCAGGTCGGTCTCGACGCGGGCGTCACCAACGCGTACCCGCACCTGGAACACTACGTCTTCTCCCGCACCCTCACGAAGAGCCCCGACCCCGCCGTCAACCTCTCCAGCACGCCGCTCGCCACCGTGCGCGAACTGAAGGCGCGCGACGGCCTGGGCATCTGGCTGTGCGGCGGCGGCGCGCTCGCGGCCGAGCTGCTTCCCGAAATCGATGCGCTCATCATCAAGGTCAACCCCGTCATGGTGGGCCAGGGCATCCGCCTTCTCGACGCGGGCTACGCGCCCCACCGCCTGCGCCTCACAGGCACGCGCACGCTCGACTGCGGCGTCGTCTTTCTGAGCTACGACCACCTCAAGCCCTAG
- a CDS encoding sensor histidine kinase: MRSPLDDSQPPSSASGGDIAYASPSAARDMGAQLRLFIDSVKDYAILTLDPAGNIMSWNTGAERIKGYRSEEILGQHFSRFYTPEDIARGKPQQDLEVVNREGRLEEEGWRVRKDHSLFWANVVITAMRDTQGQLVGYGQVTRDFTERKLAQEQLLQSEERFRLLVEHIQDYAIYMLDADGRVSTWNAGAERFKQYKAEEIIGQHFSRFFPPEDVARGKPWYALQVATREGHFEEEAWRVRKDGSLFWASVVITALHDPSGKLRGFAKVTRDITQRKQNQERRELEMLRDAVRARDEFLSVASHELKTPLTPLQLKLTALLRTVENNPSATLPVERIARDLEVARRQVRKLSDLIEDLLDVSRISMGQLRLDRAPMDLTSLAREVVTRYAPQSAQVGCTVTLEAATPIMGHWDRSRVDQVITNLLTNALKYGAGKPIHVRVRMDAGLAVLSVKDEGIGIPLEDQPRVFERFVRAVSERNYGGLGLGLFITQQIIEAHGGIVQVRSTLGEGSTFTVMLPPGPDLTPEPDAPPEP, translated from the coding sequence ATGAGAAGTCCCCTGGACGACAGCCAGCCTCCCTCGTCCGCCAGCGGTGGCGACATCGCCTATGCGTCCCCCAGCGCGGCTCGAGACATGGGTGCACAGCTGCGCCTGTTCATCGACAGCGTGAAGGACTACGCCATCCTGACGCTGGATCCAGCAGGCAACATCATGAGCTGGAACACCGGCGCCGAACGCATCAAGGGCTACCGGTCCGAGGAGATCCTCGGCCAGCACTTCAGCCGCTTCTACACCCCCGAGGACATCGCCCGCGGCAAGCCCCAGCAGGACCTGGAGGTCGTCAACCGCGAGGGCCGCCTCGAGGAGGAGGGCTGGCGCGTCCGCAAGGACCACAGCCTCTTCTGGGCCAACGTCGTCATCACCGCGATGCGCGACACCCAGGGCCAGCTCGTGGGCTACGGACAGGTGACGCGCGACTTCACCGAGCGCAAGCTCGCCCAGGAGCAGCTGCTGCAGAGCGAGGAGCGCTTCCGCCTGCTCGTCGAGCACATCCAGGACTACGCCATCTACATGCTCGACGCCGATGGCCGCGTCTCCACCTGGAACGCGGGCGCCGAGCGCTTCAAGCAGTACAAGGCCGAGGAGATCATCGGCCAGCACTTCAGCCGCTTCTTCCCCCCGGAGGACGTGGCCCGGGGCAAGCCCTGGTACGCCCTCCAGGTGGCCACCCGGGAGGGCCACTTCGAGGAGGAGGCGTGGCGCGTCCGCAAGGACGGCAGCCTCTTCTGGGCCAGCGTCGTCATCACCGCGCTGCACGACCCGTCAGGCAAGCTCCGGGGCTTCGCCAAGGTGACGCGCGACATCACCCAGCGCAAGCAGAACCAGGAGCGGCGCGAGCTGGAGATGCTCCGGGACGCCGTGCGCGCCCGCGATGAGTTCCTCTCCGTCGCCTCGCACGAGCTGAAGACGCCGCTCACCCCGCTCCAGCTGAAGCTCACGGCCCTGCTGCGCACCGTGGAGAACAACCCTTCCGCCACCCTGCCCGTGGAGCGCATCGCCCGCGACCTGGAGGTGGCCCGCCGCCAGGTGCGCAAGCTGTCGGACCTCATCGAGGACCTGCTGGACGTGTCGCGCATCAGCATGGGCCAGCTGCGGTTGGACCGGGCGCCCATGGACCTGACCTCGCTCGCGCGGGAGGTGGTGACCCGCTACGCACCCCAGTCCGCGCAGGTCGGCTGCACCGTCACGCTGGAGGCCGCCACGCCCATCATGGGCCACTGGGACCGGTCCCGGGTGGATCAGGTCATCACCAACCTGCTCACCAACGCGCTCAAGTACGGCGCGGGCAAGCCCATCCACGTCCGGGTGCGCATGGACGCCGGACTGGCCGTGCTGAGCGTGAAGGACGAAGGCATCGGCATCCCGCTCGAGGACCAGCCTCGCGTCTTCGAGCGCTTCGTGCGCGCCGTCTCCGAACGCAACTACGGCGGCCTGGGGCTGGGGCTCTTCATCACCCAGCAGATCATCGAGGCCCACGGAGGCATCGTGCAGGTGCGCAGCACCCTCGGCGAGGGCTCGACCTTCACCGTGATGCTGCCCCCGGGCCCGGACCTCACCCCGGAGCCTGACGCTCCTCCCGAGCCGTGA
- a CDS encoding GspE/PulE family protein: MAPPDVPPFSELPQFTLDRESLRLLPESFCRRLGVAVMGKVDTANDTEPVTVAMLDPGDESVRYRIADFLRRPVRPVRLNRYEIDSALEVGFGAGAHASVDVVLKAGAALSSRPTAVELVNHVLAVAVTQNASDIHLESYTDDVDLRYRVDGILHQTYTDISPDSLPEVVSRIKVMAGLDIAEKRRPQDGRLRALYEGEAGRKFVDFRVSVVPSPAGEDVVIRLLDATVGLVPVEKLGMTPELQATVLRLLGNPEGLVLVTGPTGSGKTTTLYAALARLNDGRKKIITAEDPIEYVVPKVNQKQVSPQMPHLTLLRALLRQDPNVMLVGEIRDLETGSTALMAASTGHVVLGTLHTADAIGAVSRLRGLKLEDGDIAEALLAVLAQRLVRRICPECSAPTHPTADQLALLGPLLDGVQPRAGQGCEACRHTGFKGRVGLFELLVVDPELQLLIATGAPGVQLRRHARARGFRTLVEDALAKVAAGVTTLHELTRVVPYRYILTAREERQAPG, encoded by the coding sequence ATGGCTCCCCCGGACGTACCCCCGTTCTCCGAACTGCCCCAGTTCACGCTGGACCGTGAATCGCTGCGCCTGCTCCCCGAGTCCTTCTGCCGCCGCCTGGGCGTCGCGGTGATGGGCAAGGTGGACACGGCGAACGACACGGAGCCGGTGACGGTGGCGATGCTGGACCCGGGGGATGAGTCCGTGCGCTACCGCATCGCGGACTTCCTGCGCCGGCCGGTGCGCCCGGTGCGGCTCAACCGCTACGAAATCGACTCGGCATTGGAGGTGGGCTTCGGCGCGGGAGCGCACGCGTCGGTGGACGTGGTGCTGAAGGCCGGCGCGGCGCTGTCCTCGCGGCCCACGGCGGTGGAGCTGGTGAACCACGTGCTCGCGGTGGCGGTGACGCAGAACGCGTCCGACATCCACCTGGAGAGCTACACGGACGACGTGGACCTGCGCTACCGCGTCGACGGCATCCTCCACCAGACGTACACGGACATCTCCCCGGACTCGCTGCCGGAGGTGGTGAGCCGCATCAAGGTGATGGCGGGGCTGGACATCGCGGAGAAGCGGCGGCCCCAGGACGGCCGCCTGCGGGCGCTCTACGAAGGGGAGGCCGGACGGAAGTTCGTGGACTTCCGCGTGAGCGTGGTGCCCTCGCCCGCGGGCGAGGACGTGGTCATCCGCCTGCTCGACGCCACGGTGGGGCTGGTGCCGGTGGAGAAGTTGGGGATGACGCCGGAGCTGCAGGCCACGGTGCTGCGGCTGCTCGGCAACCCGGAGGGGCTGGTGCTGGTGACGGGCCCCACGGGCAGCGGGAAGACGACGACGTTGTACGCGGCGCTGGCGCGGCTCAACGACGGGCGCAAGAAGATCATCACCGCGGAGGACCCCATTGAATACGTGGTCCCCAAGGTGAACCAGAAGCAGGTGTCGCCGCAGATGCCGCACCTGACGTTGTTGCGCGCGCTCTTGCGGCAGGACCCCAACGTGATGCTGGTGGGAGAGATTCGAGACCTGGAGACGGGCAGCACCGCGCTGATGGCGGCGTCCACGGGGCACGTGGTGCTGGGCACGCTGCACACGGCGGATGCCATTGGCGCGGTGAGCCGCCTGCGCGGGTTGAAGCTGGAGGATGGCGACATCGCGGAGGCGCTGCTCGCGGTGCTGGCGCAGCGGCTGGTGCGGCGCATCTGTCCGGAGTGCTCCGCGCCCACCCACCCGACAGCGGATCAGCTGGCGCTGCTGGGGCCGCTGCTGGACGGCGTGCAGCCCCGGGCAGGGCAGGGCTGCGAGGCGTGCCGCCACACCGGCTTCAAGGGGCGCGTGGGCCTCTTCGAGCTGCTGGTGGTGGACCCGGAGCTGCAACTGCTCATCGCCACCGGGGCGCCGGGCGTCCAGCTGCGCCGGCACGCCCGGGCGCGGGGCTTCCGCACGCTGGTGGAGGACGCGCTGGCGAAGGTGGCGGCCGGGGTCACCACGCTGCACGAGCTGACGCGCGTGGTGCCCTACCGCTACATCCTCACGGCTCGGGAGGAGCGTCAGGCTCCGGGGTGA
- a CDS encoding ATP-binding protein, giving the protein MTLGPGPLVIASVAYLGVLFLVAYAAERGRISPRITQHPLTYALALGVYATSWSYFGSVGYAARHGFRYLGIYLGLTLACLLAPVLWRPLLRLTRELQLTSLADLLAFRYPGQVTGTAVTLFALAGSLPYLALQIRAVVESARLLSPAAAPALVGPGFCGVLIVFSLLFGARHPAPRERHEGLMLAIAFESGVKLLALLIVAGWCVVSVFGGLGGLNDWLTLHPEAVEALQRPARDASWAPLLVLSTIAAFLTPRQYHVAFTEAPERDGLATVAWAFPLLMLLINAAVPVLLWSGEALGLPWPADFHVLSVPITKGAPLLALIAFLGGVSAASAMVIVTTLALAPMCLTHLVLPLGTTRGRDDLYGWLLWARRVLIAAIILAGYGFYRLLNARATGLVDLGLVSFVATAQFAPGVLGLLMWPKATRAGLLAGLLAGGATWALTLLAPLWEPPSLVAWTNQVSVNLGFSAEEPWGFATFTSLALNSLCFVAVSLVTRQSVEEKEAARVCTRQAPGLAKGSVAASSPDEFRRQLEPVLGAQVAAAEVDRAREALELSPDERRPAELRRLRDGVERNLSGLIGPVLARLAVGEALRLDPGARTALADQLRFVEERLRDARDMRGPLRELEVVRRYLYRILEDLPLGVCAMGPDGEVVIWNAALEALSGVPMDSARGVPLARLPEPWGPLFAELARAPGGDDEVRVTVGGKQRLLRLHRSRLAPSDDASGGETGITFLVEDWTERKAVDARLAHQDRLASLGRVAAGVAHEIGNPLTAIASISQNLKYELEDPEAVRERVGLILQQCRRIDTIVRALVGFGHSGTVGGESRPFTRVAVGPLLAEAAQLARLSRKARDVACTHQSPDGLDVRGDAQRLEQVLVNLLTNAIDASPAGSRVELLAEASGDQVRIQVEDRGHGIAPELSQRIFEPFFTTKQPGEGTGLGLTLVEGIVREHGGTLRIEARHDGGTRVTLSLPRADVLKQEASA; this is encoded by the coding sequence ATGACGTTGGGGCCAGGCCCGCTTGTCATCGCCTCCGTGGCCTACCTGGGCGTGCTGTTCCTGGTGGCCTACGCGGCGGAGCGGGGCCGCATCTCTCCGCGCATCACCCAGCACCCGCTGACGTATGCGCTGGCCCTGGGCGTGTACGCCACGTCCTGGTCCTACTTCGGCAGCGTGGGCTACGCGGCCCGCCATGGCTTCCGCTACCTGGGCATCTACCTGGGCCTCACGCTCGCGTGCCTGCTCGCCCCCGTGCTGTGGCGTCCGCTGCTGCGGCTGACGCGCGAGCTGCAGCTCACCTCGCTCGCGGACCTGCTCGCCTTCCGCTACCCCGGCCAGGTGACGGGCACGGCGGTGACGCTGTTCGCGCTGGCCGGCAGCCTGCCCTACCTGGCGCTCCAGATTCGCGCCGTCGTGGAGTCCGCGCGCCTCTTGAGCCCCGCGGCGGCCCCGGCGCTGGTGGGGCCCGGCTTCTGCGGCGTGCTCATCGTCTTCTCGCTCCTCTTCGGCGCCCGCCACCCCGCCCCGCGCGAGCGGCACGAAGGGCTGATGCTGGCCATCGCCTTCGAGTCCGGCGTGAAGCTGCTGGCGCTGCTCATCGTCGCGGGCTGGTGCGTGGTGTCCGTCTTCGGCGGCCTGGGCGGGCTCAATGACTGGCTCACCCTCCACCCCGAAGCGGTGGAGGCGCTCCAGCGTCCCGCGCGCGACGCGTCCTGGGCGCCGCTGCTGGTGCTCTCCACCATCGCCGCGTTCCTCACGCCCCGGCAGTACCACGTGGCCTTCACCGAAGCGCCCGAGCGCGACGGGCTGGCCACCGTCGCGTGGGCCTTCCCGCTGTTGATGCTGCTCATCAACGCGGCGGTGCCCGTGCTGCTGTGGTCCGGAGAGGCGCTGGGCCTGCCCTGGCCCGCGGACTTCCACGTCCTCTCCGTGCCCATCACCAAGGGCGCCCCGCTGCTGGCCCTCATCGCCTTCCTGGGCGGCGTGTCCGCGGCGAGCGCCATGGTCATCGTCACCACGCTCGCGCTCGCGCCCATGTGCCTGACGCACCTGGTGCTGCCGCTGGGCACCACGCGCGGACGGGACGACCTCTACGGGTGGCTGTTGTGGGCCCGGCGCGTGCTCATCGCCGCCATCATCCTCGCGGGCTACGGCTTCTACCGGCTGCTGAACGCGCGGGCGACGGGGCTGGTGGACCTGGGGCTCGTGTCCTTCGTGGCCACCGCGCAGTTCGCGCCGGGCGTGCTGGGGCTCCTGATGTGGCCCAAGGCCACGCGCGCGGGGCTGCTCGCGGGGCTCCTGGCGGGCGGCGCGACGTGGGCCCTCACGCTGCTGGCCCCCCTGTGGGAGCCGCCGTCACTGGTGGCCTGGACCAACCAGGTCTCCGTGAACCTGGGCTTCAGCGCGGAGGAGCCCTGGGGCTTCGCCACCTTCACCTCGCTGGCCCTCAACTCCCTGTGCTTCGTGGCGGTGTCGCTCGTCACGCGCCAGTCGGTGGAGGAGAAGGAGGCCGCGCGGGTGTGCACGCGCCAGGCGCCGGGGCTCGCGAAGGGCAGCGTGGCGGCCAGCTCCCCGGACGAGTTCCGCCGGCAGCTGGAGCCCGTGCTGGGCGCGCAGGTGGCCGCGGCGGAGGTAGACCGCGCGCGAGAGGCGCTGGAGCTGTCCCCCGACGAGCGCCGGCCCGCGGAGCTGCGCCGCCTGCGCGACGGCGTGGAGCGAAACCTCTCCGGCCTCATCGGCCCGGTGCTGGCGCGGCTCGCGGTGGGCGAAGCGCTGCGGCTGGACCCCGGCGCGCGCACGGCCCTGGCGGATCAACTGCGCTTCGTGGAGGAGCGGCTGCGCGACGCGCGCGACATGCGCGGCCCCCTGCGCGAGCTGGAGGTCGTGCGCCGCTACCTCTACCGCATCCTGGAGGACCTGCCCCTGGGCGTGTGCGCCATGGGTCCCGACGGCGAGGTCGTCATCTGGAACGCCGCGCTGGAGGCGCTGTCGGGCGTGCCCATGGACTCCGCGCGGGGTGTGCCGCTCGCGCGCCTGCCGGAGCCTTGGGGGCCGCTGTTCGCGGAGCTCGCGCGGGCCCCTGGCGGCGACGACGAGGTGCGCGTGACCGTGGGTGGCAAGCAGCGCCTGCTGCGCCTGCACCGCTCGCGGCTGGCGCCCTCGGACGACGCCAGCGGCGGGGAGACGGGCATCACGTTCCTGGTGGAGGACTGGACGGAGCGCAAGGCGGTGGACGCGCGGCTCGCGCACCAGGACCGGCTCGCGTCGCTGGGCCGGGTGGCCGCGGGCGTGGCGCATGAGATTGGCAACCCGCTCACCGCCATCGCCAGCATCAGCCAGAACCTCAAATATGAATTGGAGGACCCGGAGGCCGTGCGCGAGCGCGTGGGGCTCATCCTCCAGCAGTGCCGCCGCATCGACACCATCGTCCGGGCGCTGGTGGGCTTCGGCCACTCGGGCACGGTCGGCGGCGAGTCCCGGCCCTTCACGCGCGTGGCGGTGGGCCCGCTGCTCGCGGAGGCCGCGCAGCTGGCCCGGCTGTCTCGCAAGGCGCGCGACGTGGCGTGCACGCACCAGAGCCCGGACGGGCTGGACGTGCGCGGCGACGCGCAGCGGCTGGAGCAGGTGCTGGTGAACCTCTTGACCAACGCCATCGACGCGTCGCCCGCGGGCTCGCGCGTGGAGCTGTTGGCGGAAGCCTCTGGAGACCAGGTGCGCATCCAGGTGGAGGACCGGGGCCACGGCATCGCCCCGGAGCTGTCGCAACGCATCTTCGAGCCGTTCTTCACCACCAAGCAGCCCGGCGAAGGCACCGGCCTGGGCCTCACGCTGGTGGAGGGCATCGTGCGCGAGCACGGCGGCACGCTGCGCATCGAGGCCCGTCACGACGGCGGCACCCGCGTGACGCTCAGCCTGCCCCGCGCGGACGTGCTGAAGCAGGAGGCCTCCGCTTGA